One segment of Candidatus Nitrospira nitrificans DNA contains the following:
- a CDS encoding ATP-binding protein: MSTDRPADYLVSLVRELCKLPHETEWMEIKVNNSNPSEIGEYISALANSAVLCDKHCAYVLWGIEDGTRRLVGTRFEPSTVKQGNEDVENWLTRLLQPQVPFRFYTCEIEGARVILLEIDRPLHQPVRFNGEEYIRVGSYTKKLKDHPEKERALWQRFMTTAFEDGMAAQRLSGEEILQLLAFPSYFDLLQIPLPPNQPGILAALEADGLVERSQGGMWNITNLGAILFAKDLSRFGGLRRKIVRVVQYAGKGRILTTKEQSFSPGYAVGFEAFIQSVIAVLPTNEVIEQALRKTVPMFPPLVIREVVANALIHQDFSITGAGPMVEVFDDRVEITNPGQPLVPTDRLLDQPPRSRNEKLASLMRRFGICEERGSGIDKVVFQIELFQLPAPLFEVPGNSMRVVLFGHRTLKDMEKADRIRACYLHACLRYVTHEPMTNTSLRKRFGIGEKNAALASRLLTEAVEAGVILIRDPEAGTRNRTYLPFWIAASTAKEGIA, from the coding sequence GTGAGCACTGATCGCCCTGCAGACTATCTGGTGAGTCTTGTGCGTGAGCTATGTAAGCTGCCTCACGAGACCGAGTGGATGGAGATCAAGGTCAACAACTCGAACCCCTCTGAGATTGGTGAGTACATCTCGGCTCTAGCAAACTCGGCAGTGCTTTGCGACAAGCATTGTGCCTATGTCTTATGGGGCATCGAGGATGGCACGAGGAGACTTGTCGGCACTAGATTCGAACCATCGACGGTGAAGCAGGGCAACGAAGACGTGGAAAACTGGCTCACTCGTCTGCTGCAGCCACAGGTTCCCTTCCGGTTCTACACGTGTGAGATCGAGGGTGCACGGGTCATACTCCTGGAAATCGACAGACCTCTCCATCAGCCTGTTCGATTCAACGGTGAAGAGTACATACGGGTGGGCTCGTATACAAAGAAGCTCAAGGACCATCCTGAGAAGGAACGCGCCCTCTGGCAGCGCTTTATGACAACCGCCTTTGAGGATGGAATGGCCGCGCAGCGATTGAGCGGTGAGGAAATTCTTCAGCTGCTGGCGTTCCCGTCGTATTTCGACCTTCTTCAGATTCCGCTCCCGCCCAATCAACCTGGTATCCTCGCAGCATTAGAAGCTGATGGTCTCGTTGAGCGGTCCCAGGGTGGCATGTGGAACATCACAAACCTCGGAGCCATCCTCTTTGCCAAGGATCTTTCGAGGTTCGGCGGTCTTCGGCGGAAGATTGTGCGTGTTGTCCAGTATGCCGGGAAGGGGCGTATCCTCACGACGAAGGAGCAATCGTTTTCACCAGGCTATGCCGTGGGCTTTGAGGCGTTCATCCAAAGTGTGATTGCGGTGCTTCCGACGAATGAGGTGATCGAGCAGGCGCTGCGCAAGACAGTGCCGATGTTTCCCCCGCTTGTCATACGAGAAGTGGTCGCAAATGCGCTTATCCATCAAGACTTCTCCATCACAGGTGCCGGACCTATGGTCGAGGTGTTTGACGATCGCGTGGAAATCACGAATCCCGGTCAGCCATTAGTTCCGACCGATCGCTTGCTCGATCAGCCGCCGCGCTCACGCAACGAGAAACTTGCCTCGCTCATGCGACGGTTCGGTATCTGTGAAGAGCGCGGCAGCGGCATCGATAAGGTCGTATTCCAAATTGAGCTATTCCAACTCCCTGCACCCCTGTTCGAGGTTCCAGGCAATTCTATGCGCGTCGTGCTTTTTGGTCATCGTACCTTGAAGGACATGGAGAAGGCGGATCGTATACGGGCGTGCTATCTGCATGCGTGCCTGCGTTATGTGACCCATGAGCCCATGACCAACACCTCGCTCCGGAAGCGTTTTGGGATCGGCGAGAAGAACGCGGCACTGGCCTCCCGTCTGCTTACTGAGGCAGTCGAAGCTGGGGTGATTCTGATACGCGATCCCGAGGCTGGAACCAGGAATAGGACTTATTTGCCATTCTGGATAGCAGCGAGCACGGCGAAGGAAGGAATTGCTTGA